From a region of the Methanoculleus receptaculi genome:
- a CDS encoding NusA-like transcription termination signal-binding factor, protein MPQVTLTEECMRLISQFESLTGAGSRDCVVDNRNERLIFVINPGDMGLAIGKGGSSIKKASEVMGKRIEVVEYSTDPAQFIRNCFLPARVTDIEFDTDEESRRIARIEVRDEDRGLAIGKAGKNIFKAKVLAQRQHDIDDVVLMQSETA, encoded by the coding sequence ATGCCGCAGGTCACGCTGACTGAGGAGTGTATGCGCCTGATCTCCCAGTTCGAAAGCCTCACCGGCGCAGGCAGCCGCGATTGCGTGGTTGATAACCGCAACGAGCGACTCATCTTCGTGATAAATCCAGGGGATATGGGACTTGCCATCGGCAAGGGTGGATCCAGCATCAAGAAGGCTTCCGAGGTTATGGGGAAGCGCATCGAGGTTGTGGAGTATTCCACCGACCCAGCACAGTTCATCCGGAACTGTTTCCTTCCTGCCAGGGTCACCGATATCGAGTTCGATACGGACGAAGAGAGCCGGCGGATCGCCCGCATCGAGGTCCGGGACGAGGATCGGGGGCTTGCCATCGGCAAGGCGGGGAAGAACATCTTCAAGGCAAAGGTACTCGCGCAGCGCCAGCATGACATCGACGATGTTGTGCTGATGCAGAGTGAGACCGCCTGA